One part of the Longimicrobiales bacterium genome encodes these proteins:
- the uvrA gene encoding excinuclease ABC subunit UvrA encodes MNEPIRIRGARQHNLKGINLDLPRRSLTVITGPSGSGKSSLALDTLFAEGQRRYVESLSTYAKQFLERMEKPDVDSVEGISPAVAIEQKNPTKSSRSTVGTATEVYDYLRLLWSRVGRSHCPECGRHVQPDTVTSAVDRTQVLSSGTRVSVAFPLPRSESIKHELVVANLRAMGFVRLLVDGDSVDLSDPETDTPETLGRDVAVSNELLVVVDRLKIDPNESERLADSLGTCFIEGDGEALVLVADPEPDMPDRLRFTEHFRCPDHPDVAFLDPTPQLFSFNNPYGTCSLCTGFGATLDYDPELVIPNEMRSISDGAVDPWAAPRYKKEREKLRAFATEADVSLHSAWQDLPSKFQEQILYGTKGFKGVIPFLVSKENKRYKQYIRVFLRKYQAPKICRECRGARICAQALYVHVGDRSIADVSDLPLEDLQPWLASLELSDMEAQIAATILRELTARVGFLVDVGLGYLSLSRQMRSLSGGEAQRINLANSLGSALVDTLYVLDEPTVGLHPRDTSALLDLLGQLREAGNTVVVVEHDALAIRVADHVVELGPASGEHGGQIVFEGSPAELEGQDTVTGRYLSGKEPILPGKARDVGGRALTLLGARQHNLQGVDIEIPLGTMTVVTGVSGSGKSTLIHDVLYRAAERELGSGETSAKEHLGEVVGAYDSLQGLVHVDEVVLVDQSPIGRTPRSNPVTYVKAWDTVRKLFAQTPLSHDRGYGPGHFSFNVEGGRCEECKGAGAVEVEMIFMADVYVPCAGCGGRRYKREVLDVKVRGKNVAEVLELTVDQAIRFFIRERKLGKTLWQLQQVGLGYLRLGQPATTLSGGESQRLKIAREFARVSGKKGRKLYILDEPTTGLAGEDVRKLLEVLGRLVDAGNTVLVIEHNLDVIRLADWVIDLGPGAGARGGQVVGMGRPETIASIPESHTGRYLAEAILEVAGRL; translated from the coding sequence ATGAACGAGCCGATTCGAATCCGTGGCGCCCGCCAACACAACCTGAAGGGGATCAACCTCGATCTTCCCAGGCGAAGCCTCACCGTTATCACTGGGCCCTCAGGGTCCGGCAAGAGTTCGCTCGCGCTCGACACCCTCTTCGCAGAGGGACAGAGGCGATATGTGGAGTCTCTTTCCACTTACGCCAAACAATTTTTGGAACGGATGGAGAAACCTGATGTCGACTCGGTCGAAGGGATCTCACCGGCCGTTGCCATCGAGCAGAAGAATCCGACCAAGTCGAGTCGATCAACGGTCGGAACTGCAACCGAGGTATACGACTACCTGAGACTGCTTTGGTCGAGGGTGGGGCGATCCCACTGTCCCGAGTGCGGTCGGCATGTGCAGCCGGATACCGTGACATCTGCGGTGGACCGAACGCAGGTGCTCTCCTCGGGGACCAGAGTTTCCGTGGCCTTTCCGTTGCCCCGCAGCGAGTCGATCAAGCACGAACTCGTTGTGGCGAACCTGCGCGCGATGGGATTTGTCCGACTCCTCGTCGACGGTGACTCGGTTGACTTGTCTGACCCCGAGACGGACACTCCCGAGACTCTTGGGCGAGACGTCGCCGTGTCCAATGAACTCCTCGTGGTCGTTGATCGCCTCAAGATTGATCCGAATGAGTCGGAGCGACTCGCGGACTCACTCGGCACCTGTTTCATCGAGGGAGATGGGGAGGCGCTTGTTCTTGTCGCCGACCCGGAACCTGACATGCCCGACAGGCTTCGGTTCACCGAACACTTCCGATGCCCCGATCACCCGGACGTCGCGTTCCTGGATCCGACTCCGCAGCTCTTCTCGTTCAACAACCCGTACGGTACCTGCTCGCTGTGCACGGGCTTCGGCGCGACGCTGGATTACGACCCTGAGCTCGTGATCCCCAACGAGATGCGGTCGATATCAGATGGGGCGGTAGACCCTTGGGCCGCCCCGAGGTACAAGAAGGAGAGAGAAAAATTGCGAGCCTTCGCTACGGAGGCGGACGTATCACTACACTCTGCGTGGCAGGATCTTCCATCGAAATTTCAAGAGCAGATTCTCTACGGCACGAAAGGCTTCAAGGGCGTCATTCCCTTCCTGGTCTCGAAGGAGAACAAACGATACAAGCAGTATATTCGCGTATTTTTGCGGAAGTACCAGGCTCCCAAGATCTGTCGGGAGTGCCGCGGCGCTCGCATTTGTGCTCAAGCGCTCTATGTGCACGTGGGCGATCGTAGTATCGCCGATGTCTCCGATCTGCCGCTCGAGGACCTTCAGCCATGGCTGGCCTCGCTCGAGTTGTCCGATATGGAAGCGCAGATCGCCGCGACCATCTTGCGCGAGCTCACCGCTCGAGTTGGCTTCCTAGTAGACGTCGGACTCGGGTATCTCTCGCTCAGTCGCCAGATGCGCTCGTTGTCCGGGGGCGAGGCACAGCGCATCAACCTCGCAAACTCACTCGGCTCGGCACTGGTCGACACGTTGTACGTCCTCGATGAGCCAACCGTTGGGCTGCACCCGCGGGATACCAGCGCACTCCTCGACCTCCTCGGCCAACTTCGCGAGGCTGGAAACACGGTAGTCGTCGTAGAGCACGACGCGCTGGCAATCCGCGTGGCCGACCACGTAGTCGAATTGGGGCCGGCGTCTGGCGAGCATGGTGGACAGATCGTCTTCGAGGGTTCTCCTGCGGAACTGGAGGGGCAGGACACCGTGACCGGCCGGTACCTGTCTGGGAAGGAGCCTATCTTGCCGGGCAAAGCTCGGGACGTCGGAGGACGAGCGCTCACGCTGCTTGGTGCGCGGCAGCACAACCTTCAGGGCGTCGATATCGAAATTCCTCTGGGCACCATGACGGTGGTCACCGGGGTGTCGGGCTCGGGAAAATCGACACTGATCCACGACGTGCTGTACCGGGCCGCGGAGCGCGAGCTGGGCTCTGGCGAGACGAGTGCGAAGGAGCATCTCGGTGAGGTGGTCGGTGCCTACGACTCGCTCCAGGGGCTGGTCCACGTCGACGAAGTCGTGCTGGTCGACCAATCGCCCATTGGTCGGACGCCAAGGTCGAATCCGGTCACGTATGTGAAGGCTTGGGATACTGTGCGGAAGCTCTTCGCTCAGACGCCCTTATCTCACGATCGCGGGTACGGGCCCGGGCACTTCAGCTTCAACGTCGAGGGTGGGCGATGCGAGGAGTGCAAAGGGGCAGGGGCTGTGGAGGTCGAAATGATCTTCATGGCCGATGTCTACGTGCCGTGCGCCGGATGCGGCGGCCGTCGATACAAGCGCGAGGTCCTCGATGTGAAAGTGCGTGGCAAGAATGTCGCTGAGGTTCTCGAACTCACTGTCGACCAAGCGATCCGCTTTTTCATCCGTGAGCGGAAGCTAGGGAAGACGCTCTGGCAGCTTCAGCAGGTAGGACTCGGCTATCTCCGCCTCGGCCAGCCGGCGACGACGCTCTCTGGAGGAGAGTCTCAGCGACTGAAGATCGCGCGGGAATTCGCACGGGTGTCTGGGAAGAAAGGCCGGAAGCTCTACATCCTCGATGAACCGACGACGGGTTTGGCCGGAGAAGACGTCCGAAAGCTCCTCGAGGTGCTCGGACGTCTCGTCGACGCGGGCAACACGGTTCTCGTGATCGAGCACAACCTCGACGTCATCCGTCTAGCGGACTGGGTGATCGACCTAGGTCCGGGTGCCGGCGCCCGAGGAGGTCAGGTCGTCGGTATGGGTAGACCGGAGACGATTGCGAGCATTCCGGAGAGCCATACCGGGCGATATCTCGCCGAGGCGATACTTGAGGTGGCTGGGCGCCTCTAG
- a CDS encoding glycosyltransferase yields the protein MSVLMPVRDESELLASAMESMLAQTLDDFEIVLVDDGSSNETRDAIVAWGERDTRVTVLRQAPLGIVAALEHGRSIARGRYLARMDADDIAHPDRLAIQFDLMELSPGLAGCGCDVEYFPPEVVRDGARRYEAWLNALVSPEQIAASIFVECPLAHPTFFLRSNVVEGVGGYVDRGWPEDYDLVLRLWEAGHRLGKVPSALHYWRERPERLSRTDGRYAPSAFLRCKVHYLRETLLARGRPVVIWGAGPVGKTMARALQAEGTSVEAFVELDPRKIGQEIHGAPVLSPDETLSRYADSGAEGMPLHLAAVGQVGARERILEQLRGAGLSVLQDFVAVA from the coding sequence GTGAGCGTCTTGATGCCGGTCCGGGATGAGTCAGAGCTGCTCGCGTCGGCGATGGAGTCGATGCTCGCCCAGACGCTCGATGACTTCGAGATCGTTCTGGTCGATGACGGGTCGAGCAATGAAACAAGAGATGCCATCGTGGCCTGGGGCGAACGCGACACGAGGGTCACGGTGCTGAGGCAGGCGCCGTTGGGGATCGTGGCGGCCCTCGAGCACGGCCGATCGATCGCGAGGGGACGGTATCTGGCCCGAATGGACGCCGATGACATTGCCCACCCCGACCGCCTCGCGATCCAGTTCGACCTCATGGAGCTTTCTCCCGGACTCGCCGGCTGCGGGTGTGATGTCGAGTACTTTCCACCGGAGGTCGTCCGTGATGGCGCTCGCCGCTACGAGGCCTGGCTCAACGCCCTCGTGAGCCCGGAGCAGATCGCGGCTTCGATTTTCGTCGAATGCCCACTCGCACATCCGACATTCTTCTTGCGATCCAATGTTGTCGAGGGTGTGGGTGGCTACGTCGATCGAGGGTGGCCCGAGGATTACGATCTGGTGCTGAGGCTCTGGGAGGCTGGCCACAGGCTCGGAAAGGTTCCGAGCGCTCTACATTATTGGCGCGAGCGACCCGAGCGCCTTTCCAGGACAGACGGTCGGTACGCGCCGTCCGCATTTCTGCGCTGCAAGGTCCACTACCTGCGGGAGACGCTGCTCGCCAGAGGACGCCCGGTTGTGATCTGGGGAGCGGGGCCGGTAGGGAAGACGATGGCCCGGGCCCTGCAGGCGGAGGGGACCTCGGTGGAAGCCTTCGTGGAACTCGACCCAAGGAAAATCGGTCAAGAGATTCATGGTGCCCCGGTGCTTTCACCAGACGAAACACTCAGTCGGTACGCGGATTCAGGGGCTGAAGGAATGCCCTTGCACCTCGCGGCGGTCGGCCAGGTTGGAGCCCGCGAGCGCATTCTCGAGCAGCTGCGAGGCGCGGGCCTGAGCGTCCTTCAAGACTTCGTCGCGGTGGCCTGA
- the gyrA gene encoding DNA gyrase subunit A, giving the protein MSDELELGGSEGGGQTVLARLLEDEMRESFIDYSMSVIVQRALPDVRDGLKPVHRRILYAMSQAGLSPGRAYRKSATVVGEVLGKYHPHGDSAVYDSMVRMVQDFSLRYPLVDGQGNFGSVDGDSAAAYRYTEARLKPLATELLADIEKETVRFAENFDGSHQEPTVLPARVPNLLINGSSGIAVGMATNIPPHNLREIVNATTALIVDPDLPQEELESIVTGPDFPTGGFICGTEGIRDAYRTGRGRVVMRARAEIEQIDANSERIVVTEIPFMVNKSRLIEQIAQLVRDKKLTDIRDMRDESDRDGMRIVIELKRDSVPEIVLNRLYKHTQMQSTFGANMLALVDGEPKVMGLREMLLHFITHRLVVIVKRSEFDLRKAQDREHILEGLKIAVDNIDEVIKVIRGSKDTETASSELQESFELSERQAKAILDMRLARLTGLEIEKLEEELAEVQAVITELQRILGSEEVRMGILNDELEEVSAKYGDDRRSEIVHAIGAFNVEDLIVEEDMVVTVSHQGYVKRLPVHTYRAQRRGGRGLRGMDTKAEDWVEHLFVASTHDYVMIFTRRGQCYWKKVWEIPVGSRISRGKPIVNLLNLGPDERIAAVVPVREFSEDRYLIFGTRLGVVKKTALSAYGNVRTVGLNAINIMEGDELIEVRVTSDGDEILIASRKGMAIRFNEADARPMGRATGGVRGLRLKEGDEVVGMVVAREDSTILAVSEHGLGKRTELSQYRHQKRGGSGVINLKVSEKTGEVVAVRAVDEGEQLMMITKKGVVNRQHVSAIRVIGRATQGVKLMNLDDGDVVVDVARVVIDDGHDEELDGEGGSIEADETVAPVNDQADSAAAPDDGDPESEASNEDTDES; this is encoded by the coding sequence ATGAGTGACGAGCTCGAGCTCGGAGGTAGTGAAGGGGGGGGACAGACTGTCCTGGCCCGCCTGCTCGAAGACGAAATGAGAGAGTCGTTCATCGACTACTCGATGAGCGTAATCGTCCAGCGAGCCCTCCCCGATGTGCGCGACGGCCTGAAGCCGGTCCACCGACGCATTCTGTATGCGATGAGCCAGGCGGGCCTGAGCCCGGGGCGCGCCTACAGGAAGTCTGCGACGGTCGTCGGTGAAGTGCTCGGTAAGTACCATCCCCATGGTGACTCCGCGGTTTACGACTCTATGGTGCGCATGGTGCAGGACTTCTCCCTGCGCTATCCGCTGGTCGATGGACAGGGAAATTTCGGTTCTGTCGACGGAGATTCAGCAGCGGCGTATCGGTACACGGAAGCGCGCCTCAAACCGTTGGCCACCGAACTGCTGGCAGACATCGAGAAAGAGACTGTCCGCTTCGCAGAAAATTTCGATGGCAGCCACCAGGAGCCGACGGTCCTGCCGGCCCGAGTTCCAAACCTGCTCATCAACGGCTCGTCAGGTATCGCCGTTGGAATGGCGACGAACATTCCGCCCCATAATCTCCGTGAGATCGTCAACGCCACTACGGCGCTGATCGTGGACCCGGACCTCCCTCAGGAAGAGTTGGAGTCGATCGTTACCGGGCCAGATTTCCCGACCGGCGGGTTCATCTGCGGGACCGAAGGGATCCGAGACGCATACCGCACGGGCCGCGGTCGGGTGGTCATGCGCGCTCGTGCAGAGATCGAACAGATCGACGCGAACTCCGAGCGGATCGTTGTGACCGAGATCCCGTTCATGGTGAACAAGTCGCGCCTCATCGAGCAGATCGCACAGCTCGTCCGCGACAAGAAACTCACCGACATTCGCGACATGCGGGACGAGTCCGATCGCGACGGTATGCGTATCGTAATCGAGCTCAAGCGTGACTCCGTGCCGGAAATCGTGCTGAATCGACTGTACAAGCACACGCAGATGCAGTCGACGTTCGGCGCCAACATGTTGGCGCTTGTCGATGGCGAGCCAAAGGTCATGGGGCTGCGGGAAATGCTCCTGCACTTCATCACCCATCGACTCGTCGTCATCGTCAAGCGGAGCGAGTTCGATCTCCGGAAAGCGCAGGATCGCGAGCACATTCTCGAAGGCCTCAAGATCGCCGTCGATAACATCGACGAGGTCATCAAGGTCATCCGAGGGTCCAAGGACACGGAAACCGCCTCCTCCGAGTTGCAGGAGAGCTTCGAGCTGTCCGAACGGCAGGCCAAGGCGATCCTGGACATGCGACTCGCGAGGCTTACCGGCCTCGAAATCGAGAAGCTCGAAGAGGAGCTGGCGGAGGTCCAGGCGGTCATCACCGAGCTTCAGAGGATCCTGGGTTCGGAGGAGGTCCGGATGGGCATCCTCAATGACGAGCTCGAAGAGGTCTCAGCGAAATACGGTGACGACCGCAGGAGCGAGATTGTCCATGCGATCGGGGCCTTCAACGTCGAAGATCTGATCGTCGAGGAAGACATGGTCGTGACCGTATCTCATCAGGGATACGTGAAGCGTCTTCCGGTCCACACCTATCGGGCCCAGCGCAGAGGTGGGCGGGGCCTCCGAGGGATGGACACCAAGGCCGAAGATTGGGTCGAGCATCTCTTCGTCGCGTCGACCCACGACTACGTGATGATCTTCACGCGTCGGGGCCAGTGCTACTGGAAGAAGGTTTGGGAGATCCCGGTCGGCAGTCGTATTTCACGTGGAAAGCCGATCGTGAACCTTCTGAACCTCGGTCCGGATGAGCGGATCGCGGCGGTCGTCCCGGTGCGTGAGTTCAGCGAGGACCGGTACCTCATTTTCGGCACTCGCCTGGGTGTGGTGAAGAAGACGGCACTGTCCGCGTATGGGAACGTGCGCACCGTGGGGCTCAACGCGATCAACATCATGGAAGGCGATGAGTTGATTGAGGTGCGCGTCACGTCGGACGGAGACGAGATCCTCATCGCGAGTCGAAAAGGCATGGCCATCCGCTTCAACGAAGCTGACGCGCGGCCGATGGGACGTGCGACGGGCGGTGTTCGCGGACTCAGGCTCAAGGAAGGAGATGAGGTCGTCGGGATGGTTGTCGCGCGCGAGGACTCGACTATTCTGGCCGTGTCCGAGCATGGACTCGGCAAGCGTACCGAGCTTTCCCAGTACCGCCACCAGAAGCGCGGCGGGTCCGGAGTCATCAATCTTAAGGTCTCCGAGAAGACCGGTGAGGTGGTAGCGGTACGTGCCGTGGACGAAGGTGAACAGCTGATGATGATCACGAAGAAGGGTGTTGTGAATCGCCAGCACGTTTCAGCGATCCGCGTAATCGGCCGAGCGACTCAAGGCGTGAAGCTGATGAATCTGGACGACGGTGACGTCGTTGTAGACGTGGCCCGCGTGGTCATCGACGACGGACACGATGAGGAGCTCGACGGCGAGGGCGGATCGATCGAAGCCGACGAGACAGTCGCCCCGGTGAATGACCAAGCTGATTCGGCCGCAGCACCCGACGATGGTGATCCTGAATCGGAGGCGAGTAACGAAGACACCGACGAGTCATGA
- a CDS encoding threonine/serine dehydratase, which translates to MSGVVQGEGLVGLTEIKAASRRLAGIIVPTPLIPADVISERIGAQVRLKCENLQRAGSFKIRGAFNFISQLSDDQVSAGIITYSSGNHAQAVALAGKLRGLRVVVVMPTTAPKVKRDGAERLGAEVVFEGTTSVERRARAEEIAEREDLVVIPPFDHRHIIAGQGTVGLEIARDWADVDIVLAPIGGGGLASGVAAAVKRMLPSAKVIGVEPVGAASMRNALDNGSPTLLHEIDTIADGLAPVIAGELTFEHARDLIDDVVLVDDEAIRAATEVLVGRHKLIVEYSGAATTAALLSGKVDVKGGRVAAVISGGNLDPSILASLT; encoded by the coding sequence ATGAGCGGCGTCGTTCAGGGCGAGGGGCTCGTTGGGCTGACCGAGATCAAGGCGGCTTCACGACGCCTTGCGGGTATCATCGTGCCGACTCCTCTGATCCCTGCCGACGTCATCTCGGAGCGCATCGGAGCTCAGGTTCGTCTCAAGTGCGAGAACCTGCAGCGTGCAGGGTCGTTCAAGATTCGTGGCGCTTTCAATTTCATCTCGCAGCTCTCCGATGATCAGGTAAGTGCTGGCATTATCACCTACTCGTCTGGAAACCATGCCCAGGCTGTGGCTCTGGCTGGAAAGCTCAGGGGACTTCGCGTGGTCGTCGTGATGCCGACCACCGCCCCGAAGGTGAAGCGTGATGGAGCGGAGCGACTCGGAGCAGAGGTGGTGTTTGAGGGGACGACTTCAGTCGAACGTCGAGCTCGGGCCGAGGAGATCGCTGAGCGCGAAGACCTGGTGGTCATTCCACCGTTCGATCACCGTCACATAATTGCCGGACAGGGCACGGTTGGCTTAGAGATCGCTCGCGACTGGGCGGACGTCGATATTGTCTTGGCGCCGATCGGAGGAGGGGGCCTCGCGAGTGGTGTCGCCGCTGCAGTGAAGCGGATGTTACCGTCGGCCAAGGTGATCGGTGTCGAGCCAGTAGGGGCGGCATCGATGCGCAATGCGCTCGACAACGGCTCTCCGACACTCCTCCACGAGATCGACACCATCGCCGATGGTCTGGCCCCTGTGATCGCCGGGGAGCTCACCTTCGAGCATGCTCGTGACCTCATTGATGATGTCGTCCTGGTCGACGATGAGGCGATTCGAGCCGCGACTGAAGTCCTCGTCGGACGTCACAAGCTCATAGTCGAATACAGCGGCGCAGCAACGACCGCTGCGCTCCTGTCCGGGAAGGTCGACGTGAAGGGCGGTCGCGTGGCGGCAGTGATTAGCGGTGGGAACCTAGACCCGTCCATCCTCGCCAGCCTGACCTGA
- a CDS encoding HAD hydrolase-like protein: MRRIILFDIDGTLIRGGPAKHSFVDAMVETYGMPGDFERVSFAGKTDPQIARELLAGAGIGHTQILDGLDLLFERYLVNLEARLPADPVTVLPGVPELLDALDDVDDVGVGLLTGNVVGGARLKLSSGGLWERFTFGSYGSDHAERDELPAIAIQRARDLWGERVAAEHAVVVGDTPKDVQCGRAGGTRTLAVATGGFTIAELATHEPDHLLENMSDTERVVELLIA; the protein is encoded by the coding sequence ATGCGCCGCATCATTCTCTTCGATATCGACGGTACGCTGATCCGCGGCGGACCTGCCAAACACTCCTTCGTGGATGCCATGGTGGAGACATATGGCATGCCTGGGGACTTCGAACGCGTGAGTTTTGCGGGGAAGACCGACCCTCAGATCGCACGGGAACTCTTGGCCGGAGCCGGGATCGGCCACACACAGATCCTCGATGGACTCGACCTGTTGTTCGAGCGATACCTCGTCAATCTCGAAGCGCGCCTGCCCGCCGACCCGGTCACCGTGCTGCCTGGCGTTCCCGAGCTGCTCGATGCCCTGGACGATGTCGACGACGTTGGTGTTGGTCTGCTGACGGGAAACGTGGTCGGTGGGGCGCGGCTGAAGCTTAGCTCTGGTGGTCTATGGGAGCGGTTCACCTTCGGCAGCTATGGATCTGACCACGCCGAGCGGGACGAGCTTCCGGCAATCGCAATTCAGCGAGCCCGCGACTTGTGGGGAGAGCGAGTGGCTGCGGAGCATGCTGTGGTCGTTGGAGACACGCCGAAGGACGTTCAGTGTGGTCGGGCGGGGGGCACCCGCACTCTCGCGGTGGCGACTGGAGGCTTCACGATTGCAGAGCTTGCAACGCACGAACCGGATCACTTACTTGAAAATATGAGTGACACGGAGCGGGTGGTCGAACTACTGATTGCTTGA
- a CDS encoding thioredoxin domain-containing protein encodes MKKFYYLFAAVAVIGIGAVAYNVGNGMFGSAVSAPIELDLGNDEALVELAQGVEKGDADAPVTIVEFGDFQCPGCGSFALSVKPQLDGTIVASGQAKFVFYDFPIVSIHPNAFLAARAARCAEDQDKYWEYHETLFRHQARWATASMPSSAFEDYASDVGLDGGDFSACLSSDKYADVVTANMELGTRMGVSGTPSIFINFNGQTRRLSRFDFESIQQEIANMTGTEGTN; translated from the coding sequence ATGAAGAAGTTCTACTACCTCTTCGCAGCGGTGGCCGTGATCGGCATCGGCGCCGTGGCGTACAACGTAGGGAACGGCATGTTCGGTAGCGCAGTTTCTGCGCCGATCGAGCTCGACCTTGGGAACGACGAAGCGCTCGTAGAGCTCGCGCAGGGCGTCGAGAAGGGTGACGCGGATGCCCCTGTGACGATCGTCGAGTTCGGTGACTTTCAGTGCCCTGGATGCGGATCATTCGCGCTTTCCGTGAAGCCACAGCTTGACGGTACGATCGTCGCGTCTGGTCAAGCGAAGTTCGTTTTCTATGACTTTCCCATCGTCTCGATTCACCCCAACGCTTTCCTCGCTGCCCGTGCGGCGCGCTGCGCGGAGGACCAGGACAAGTATTGGGAGTATCACGAGACGCTCTTCAGGCATCAGGCTCGATGGGCGACGGCATCCATGCCGTCGAGTGCCTTCGAGGACTATGCGAGTGACGTAGGGCTGGACGGCGGCGATTTCTCCGCGTGCCTGAGTAGCGACAAATACGCGGACGTCGTTACCGCGAACATGGAGCTGGGTACGCGCATGGGTGTCAGCGGTACGCCAAGCATCTTCATCAACTTCAATGGTCAGACCCGTCGACTGAGCCGGTTCGAT